The Sinomonas sp. P10A9 genome includes a window with the following:
- a CDS encoding glycoside hydrolase family 15 protein — protein sequence MSRIEDYALLGDLQTAALVGRDGSIDWLCLPQFDSPSCFAALLGTPDHGRWRLAPEDAGECTSRRYLPDTLVLETTWETDDGAVRLIDFMPPRDDVVDIIRIVEGLRGEVAMEMDLALRFDYGHVVPWVRRRGGVLHAIAGPDAAYLSTAAPLKGHDFRTRSSFTVREGERVPFVLTWRPSHEPYTPRPDPEASLNRTVSFWEEWSRRCAVSGMYRDAVVRSLITLKALTFEPTGAIVAAATTSLPESIGHERNWDYRYCWLRDATLTLQPILATGYTDEAVAWREWLLRAVAGDPADLQIMYSITGKRRLPEATLDWLPGYENSAPVRTGNAAAGQLQLDVWGEVLDVLALTRNSLGSDDAWDLQTALMDHLATAWRQPDNSLWEMRGPRRHFTHSKVMAWVAADRMVKGITDSGLKGPLERWRGVRDEIREDVLANGLDPMGTHFVQSYGSTEVDAALLLIPRVGFLPYDDPRVVGTVEAVQQELSVDGFLLRYRTSSGADGLAGDEGVFLACSFWLVTALVGIGRAEEGRKIFERLISLRSDVGLLSEEYDPNENRQLGNTPQAFSHFGLINAAMALELGTPSSDEPLAGA from the coding sequence ATGTCGCGGATCGAGGACTACGCACTGCTCGGTGACCTCCAAACCGCTGCCCTGGTGGGCCGCGACGGCTCGATCGACTGGCTCTGCCTCCCCCAGTTCGACTCGCCGTCCTGCTTCGCCGCGCTCCTCGGGACCCCGGACCACGGGCGGTGGCGCCTCGCGCCTGAAGATGCAGGGGAATGCACATCCCGCCGGTACCTCCCCGACACCCTCGTGCTGGAGACGACGTGGGAGACGGACGACGGCGCGGTGCGCCTCATCGACTTCATGCCGCCTCGCGATGACGTCGTCGACATCATCCGGATCGTCGAGGGCCTGCGAGGCGAAGTCGCCATGGAGATGGACCTCGCGCTGCGGTTCGACTACGGCCATGTAGTGCCCTGGGTACGGCGCCGCGGTGGAGTCCTGCACGCGATCGCCGGCCCCGATGCGGCCTACCTGAGCACGGCGGCGCCGCTGAAGGGCCACGACTTCCGGACGCGAAGCTCGTTCACAGTGCGCGAGGGCGAACGCGTCCCGTTCGTCCTCACGTGGCGGCCCAGCCACGAGCCGTACACGCCCCGACCCGATCCCGAGGCCTCACTCAACCGCACGGTCTCGTTCTGGGAGGAATGGTCCCGGCGCTGCGCGGTCTCCGGGATGTACCGGGACGCGGTGGTCCGCTCGCTCATCACGCTCAAGGCCCTCACGTTCGAGCCGACCGGCGCGATCGTCGCGGCCGCCACGACCTCGCTCCCCGAGTCGATCGGACACGAGAGGAACTGGGATTACCGCTACTGCTGGCTGCGGGACGCGACACTCACGCTCCAACCGATCCTCGCCACCGGCTACACCGACGAGGCCGTCGCATGGCGCGAATGGCTCCTGCGCGCCGTCGCCGGCGATCCCGCGGACCTGCAGATCATGTACTCGATCACGGGCAAGCGGCGTCTCCCCGAGGCGACCCTCGACTGGCTTCCGGGCTACGAGAACTCCGCGCCGGTGCGCACCGGCAACGCCGCCGCGGGTCAGCTCCAGCTCGATGTCTGGGGCGAGGTCCTCGACGTGCTCGCCCTGACACGCAACTCTCTGGGCAGCGATGATGCCTGGGACCTTCAGACGGCTCTCATGGATCACCTCGCCACAGCGTGGAGGCAGCCGGACAACAGCCTGTGGGAGATGAGGGGCCCGCGGCGGCACTTCACGCACTCGAAGGTTATGGCATGGGTCGCTGCCGACCGCATGGTCAAGGGGATCACCGACTCGGGCCTCAAGGGGCCGCTCGAAAGGTGGAGGGGCGTGCGGGACGAGATCCGCGAGGATGTCCTCGCCAATGGTCTCGATCCCATGGGGACGCACTTCGTCCAGTCATATGGCTCAACGGAGGTCGATGCAGCACTCCTGCTCATCCCCCGGGTCGGTTTCCTGCCGTACGACGACCCGCGCGTCGTCGGCACCGTCGAGGCCGTCCAGCAGGAGCTGAGCGTCGACGGGTTTCTCCTGCGATACCGGACGTCCTCCGGTGCGGACGGACTGGCGGGCGATGAGGGCGTATTCCTCGCATGCTCGTTCTGGCTCGTGACCGCGCTCGTCGGAATTGGCCGTGCCGAAGAGGGCCGGAAGATCTTCGAGCGCCTCATCAGCCTCCGCAGCGACGTGGGCCTGCTCAGCGAAGAGTACGACCCGAACGAGAATCGGCAGCTGGGAAACACACCTCAGGCCTTCAGCCACTTCGGTCTTATCAACGCCGCGATGGCGCTTGAGCTCGGCACGCCTTCGAGCGACGAACCGCTGGCCGGAGCGTAG
- a CDS encoding thiamine pyrophosphate-requiring protein: MASQNVAEFLLERLKAWDVTTVFGYPGDGINGIVTALGSGTGPLFVQSRHEEMSAFEAVGYAKFTGRVGVCLATSGPGAIHLLNGLYDAKLDHVPVVAIVGQAARTSIGGSFQQEVDLTSLFKDVASDYVQMVTVPEQLPNVLDRAIRVASARRAPTAVIIPADVQELEYSAPGHEMKMVPSSLGISWPDVRPDMDGVRRAAEILNKGQKVAMLIGQGARGAAEEVKQVAELLGAGVAKALLGKDSLPDTLPFVTGSIGLLGTRPSYEMMRDCDTLLTIGSSFPYANFMPQAGQARAVQIDIDPTMIGLRYPYEVNLVADAGEALRALIPLLVRKEDRGWREDIEGKVTKWWDSMASEAMVEADPVNPLRVFSECSDRLPASAIVTSDSGSAANWYARQLRFSAGVRGSLSGNLATMGPAVPYAIGAKFAYPDRPVIAFEGDGAMQMNGLAELITVSRYWEQWADPRLVVVVLHNNDLNQVTWELRAFSGSPTIPMTQELPDVDYAGFAASLGLGAIAVDSPDALGSAWDQALTATRPTVLDVRTDPDVPPIPPHATLEQALNTAKSAARGDEHAWDFIKEGLKIKAQELLPGHRK, translated from the coding sequence ATGGCTTCGCAGAACGTCGCAGAATTCCTCCTCGAACGACTCAAGGCCTGGGACGTCACCACGGTCTTCGGCTACCCCGGGGACGGCATCAATGGCATCGTCACGGCGCTCGGCTCCGGGACCGGGCCGCTGTTCGTCCAGTCCCGGCACGAGGAGATGAGCGCCTTCGAGGCTGTCGGGTACGCCAAGTTCACAGGCCGCGTGGGCGTATGCCTCGCAACCTCCGGTCCGGGGGCGATCCACCTGCTCAACGGCCTCTACGACGCGAAGCTCGACCATGTGCCCGTCGTGGCGATCGTCGGCCAGGCGGCACGGACCTCGATCGGCGGCTCGTTCCAGCAGGAAGTCGACCTCACTTCGCTGTTCAAGGACGTCGCCTCGGACTATGTCCAGATGGTCACCGTCCCCGAGCAGCTGCCGAATGTCCTCGACCGCGCCATCAGGGTTGCGAGCGCGCGACGCGCGCCGACCGCCGTTATCATCCCCGCGGACGTCCAGGAGCTCGAGTACTCGGCACCGGGCCACGAGATGAAGATGGTCCCCTCAAGCCTCGGCATCTCGTGGCCGGATGTGCGCCCGGACATGGACGGAGTCCGCAGGGCCGCCGAGATCCTCAACAAGGGCCAGAAGGTCGCGATGCTCATCGGCCAGGGTGCGCGGGGCGCAGCGGAGGAGGTCAAGCAGGTGGCCGAGCTCCTCGGCGCCGGCGTTGCAAAGGCGCTCCTCGGCAAGGACTCGCTGCCGGACACCCTGCCGTTCGTGACCGGTTCGATCGGGCTTCTCGGCACGCGGCCGAGCTACGAGATGATGCGGGACTGCGACACACTGCTGACCATCGGCTCGAGCTTCCCCTACGCGAACTTCATGCCCCAGGCCGGGCAGGCCCGCGCCGTCCAGATCGACATTGACCCCACCATGATCGGCCTGCGCTACCCGTACGAGGTGAACCTTGTGGCCGACGCCGGCGAGGCGCTTCGTGCTCTCATCCCGCTTCTGGTCCGGAAGGAAGACCGCGGCTGGCGCGAGGACATCGAGGGCAAGGTCACGAAGTGGTGGGACAGCATGGCGAGCGAGGCGATGGTCGAGGCGGACCCCGTCAACCCCCTGCGGGTCTTCTCGGAATGCTCCGACCGGCTGCCCGCGAGCGCGATCGTCACCTCCGACTCCGGCAGCGCCGCCAACTGGTACGCACGCCAGCTCCGCTTCTCCGCTGGCGTCCGCGGGAGTCTCTCCGGCAATCTCGCGACGATGGGGCCAGCCGTCCCGTACGCCATCGGGGCCAAGTTCGCCTACCCGGACCGGCCGGTCATCGCGTTCGAGGGTGACGGCGCGATGCAGATGAACGGGCTCGCCGAGCTCATCACGGTCTCCCGGTACTGGGAGCAGTGGGCGGACCCGCGGCTCGTCGTGGTGGTCCTCCACAACAATGACCTCAACCAGGTCACATGGGAGCTGCGCGCGTTCAGCGGCTCGCCGACGATCCCCATGACGCAGGAACTTCCCGACGTCGACTACGCGGGCTTCGCGGCGAGTCTGGGCCTCGGGGCGATAGCCGTAGACAGCCCGGATGCACTCGGCTCGGCCTGGGACCAGGCCCTCACCGCCACGCGGCCCACGGTCCTGGACGTGCGCACGGACCCCGACGTCCCGCCGATCCCGCCCCACGCGACGCTCGAGCAAGCGCTCAACACGGCCAAAAGTGCAGCGCGCGGCGACGAGCACGCGTGGGACTTCATCAAGGAGGGCCTCAAGATCAAGGCGCAGGAGCTGCTGCCCGGGCACCGGAAATGA
- a CDS encoding gluconate 2-dehydrogenase subunit 3 family protein produces MSLPAPAPDGARRFPGQSSLEQQDHWDEATTALVLSRVDRPPEVAFFTAPEECIAAALLDRLLGHEGEPRVPLVNFVDARLALGETDGWHYADLPEDGEVWRRSVRHLDEDARERYGIGFADATSVQQDAILAAVKDEQDSWHGLPAGQLWNLWLRYGCTAFYSSPHAWDEIGFPGPAYPRGYGNLGLDRRERFEVRDARPGEAAGGTA; encoded by the coding sequence ATGAGTCTGCCGGCTCCCGCGCCCGACGGCGCACGCAGGTTCCCGGGGCAGAGCTCGCTCGAGCAGCAGGACCACTGGGACGAGGCGACGACTGCCCTCGTCCTCTCCCGCGTCGACCGGCCGCCCGAGGTCGCCTTCTTCACAGCGCCGGAGGAGTGCATCGCCGCAGCACTCCTCGACAGGCTCCTTGGGCACGAGGGCGAACCGCGCGTGCCCCTTGTGAACTTCGTTGACGCCCGGCTCGCCTTGGGCGAGACCGACGGGTGGCACTATGCAGATCTCCCGGAGGACGGCGAGGTGTGGCGCCGCTCGGTCCGCCACCTCGACGAGGACGCCCGCGAGCGCTATGGCATCGGGTTCGCCGATGCCACGTCCGTCCAGCAGGACGCGATCCTCGCTGCAGTGAAGGACGAGCAGGACTCGTGGCACGGGCTCCCCGCAGGCCAGCTCTGGAACCTGTGGCTGCGCTACGGATGCACGGCCTTCTACTCGTCGCCGCACGCGTGGGACGAGATAGGCTTCCCCGGCCCGGCCTACCCGCGCGGATACGGGAATCTGGGCCTCGACCGCCGCGAGCGCTTCGAAGTACGGGACGCACGTCCCGGCGAGGCTGCGGGCGGAACAGCGTGA
- a CDS encoding GMC family oxidoreductase codes for MSSLRAVRGRNESAWLLPLAAPDVAQSMKHHSDDDEVDLVIVGCGAGGSTLAQRLARAGWSVVVLEAGPFWEPDRDWVSDEAGSHKLYWTEPRVIDGDDPIPLGSNNSGRGVGGSMVHFAGYTPRFHPSDFRTETLDGVGADWPLAYEDLRPHYEDIEEELPVAGQDWPWGDPHRYPHSPHPVGGNGEVFLRGARACGIEARVGPVAISNGRFGHRRHCIYRGFCLQGCKVDAKASPLITHVPDALAHGAEVRADSMVTRVAVDPRTALATGVHYVRDGVERFQRARNVAVAAYSIETPRLLLNSASQRFPDGLCNDHDLVGRYLMVQGAPQTGGRFSQEVRMYKAPPPEASTEEFYETDPSKPYRRGYSIQTVSPLPIAWAEHVAAQGHWGAELRRRMTDYVHWACLGALCEFLPLPENRVTLDSETDHRGMPVAHVTYSRCGNDHRLMAAARQTMEQIMTAAGASEVMTIERYAHLVGGARMAADPQHGVVDADSRTFAVPNLLITDGSILPTQGSANPALTIMALAARTAARLAAGARGGLRRPAKES; via the coding sequence GTGAGCTCGCTGCGTGCGGTGCGAGGCCGCAACGAATCCGCATGGCTCCTGCCCCTGGCGGCTCCGGACGTCGCGCAGAGCATGAAGCACCATTCGGACGACGACGAGGTGGACCTCGTGATCGTCGGCTGCGGCGCTGGCGGGTCAACTCTCGCCCAGCGCCTCGCCCGGGCAGGATGGAGCGTCGTCGTGCTCGAAGCCGGACCGTTCTGGGAGCCGGACCGGGACTGGGTGAGCGACGAGGCAGGATCCCACAAGCTCTACTGGACCGAGCCCCGCGTGATCGACGGCGACGATCCGATCCCGCTCGGCTCGAACAACTCGGGACGCGGCGTAGGCGGCTCGATGGTCCACTTCGCGGGCTACACGCCGCGCTTCCACCCCAGCGACTTCCGCACCGAGACCCTCGACGGAGTTGGCGCCGACTGGCCTCTCGCCTACGAGGACCTCCGGCCGCATTACGAGGACATTGAGGAAGAACTGCCCGTAGCGGGCCAGGACTGGCCTTGGGGCGACCCCCACCGCTACCCCCACAGCCCGCACCCCGTGGGCGGCAACGGCGAGGTGTTCCTCCGCGGGGCCCGTGCCTGCGGGATCGAGGCGCGCGTGGGCCCGGTCGCGATCTCGAACGGCCGGTTCGGGCATCGCCGGCACTGCATCTACCGTGGCTTCTGCCTCCAGGGGTGCAAGGTCGATGCGAAGGCCTCGCCGCTCATCACCCACGTTCCGGACGCCTTGGCGCACGGAGCCGAGGTCCGCGCTGACTCCATGGTGACCCGAGTCGCCGTCGACCCCCGCACCGCTCTGGCGACGGGGGTGCATTACGTGCGCGACGGCGTCGAACGCTTCCAGCGCGCACGCAATGTCGCGGTCGCCGCCTACTCGATCGAGACGCCGCGGCTCCTGCTCAACTCGGCCTCGCAGCGGTTCCCGGACGGGCTGTGCAACGACCACGACCTCGTGGGCCGCTACCTCATGGTGCAGGGCGCGCCGCAGACCGGCGGGCGCTTCTCCCAAGAGGTGCGCATGTACAAGGCGCCGCCGCCCGAGGCGAGCACCGAGGAGTTCTACGAGACCGATCCGTCCAAGCCCTACAGGCGCGGCTACTCGATCCAGACGGTCTCGCCCCTGCCCATCGCGTGGGCCGAGCACGTTGCGGCGCAGGGACACTGGGGCGCCGAGCTGCGCCGCCGGATGACCGACTACGTGCACTGGGCGTGCCTCGGCGCGCTGTGCGAGTTCCTGCCCCTGCCTGAGAACCGAGTCACGCTCGATTCCGAGACGGACCACCGAGGGATGCCGGTGGCCCACGTGACCTACAGCCGCTGCGGCAATGACCACCGGCTCATGGCGGCGGCCCGGCAGACCATGGAACAGATCATGACTGCCGCAGGGGCGAGCGAGGTCATGACGATCGAGCGCTACGCCCACCTCGTGGGTGGTGCGCGGATGGCCGCAGATCCGCAGCACGGTGTGGTCGACGCCGACTCCCGGACGTTCGCAGTACCGAACCTCCTCATCACCGACGGCAGCATCCTCCCCACCCAGGGCAGCGCCAACCCGGCGCTGACCATCATGGCCCTCGCCGCAAGAACGGCTGCCCGGCTCGCTGCCGGAGCCCGCGGGGGCCTACGCCGACCAGCAAAGGAGAGCTGA
- a CDS encoding sigma-70 family RNA polymerase sigma factor, whose product MIAAETSAQSPPRQALVVEYLGLADALARRFRRTGHDQEDLRQVARLGLVKAAQRYREDGGPGFVQYAVPTITGELKRYVRDQSWTVRPPRSLQDLRLKVNALRGRLTQEYGRDPSAAELSEAGGISTAQVAEAQLASAAMVGVPIDDGEPSGDPSESRQTKAVIGSEDPAYGHVEEMDVLSGALADTTEYEKTLIYLRFFRGMTQDEIARTLGVSQMQVSRLLSRLLDRLRRRMDT is encoded by the coding sequence ATGATCGCGGCTGAGACGTCAGCGCAGAGCCCGCCACGGCAGGCGCTCGTCGTGGAATACCTGGGCCTCGCCGATGCCCTCGCCCGGCGCTTCCGGCGCACGGGCCACGATCAGGAAGACCTGCGCCAGGTCGCACGCCTGGGGCTCGTCAAAGCCGCCCAGAGGTACCGGGAGGACGGCGGCCCGGGATTCGTCCAGTACGCGGTCCCGACGATCACCGGCGAGCTCAAACGCTACGTTCGTGACCAGTCATGGACAGTGCGGCCACCGCGGTCGCTCCAGGACCTGCGGCTGAAGGTCAACGCGCTGCGCGGACGGCTCACCCAGGAATACGGGCGGGATCCATCGGCTGCGGAACTGAGCGAGGCAGGGGGGATCTCCACCGCCCAAGTGGCCGAGGCCCAGCTCGCGAGCGCGGCAATGGTCGGTGTGCCGATCGACGACGGCGAGCCGTCTGGGGACCCGAGCGAGAGCCGTCAGACAAAGGCGGTCATCGGATCCGAGGACCCTGCGTATGGGCACGTCGAGGAGATGGACGTGCTTTCGGGCGCACTCGCGGACACGACAGAGTACGAGAAGACGCTGATCTACTTGCGCTTCTTCCGCGGAATGACTCAGGACGAGATCGCCCGGACGCTCGGCGTAAGCCAGATGCAAGTGTCTCGGCTGCTGTCCAGACTGCTCGACCGGCTCCGGCGGCGGATGGACACCTGA
- a CDS encoding monovalent cation/H(+) antiporter subunit G, with amino-acid sequence MTMVLESVSAGAAVLIVAYASFGALFARSTLARLHFLAPVTTLAVPLFSLAAVLAFGVSLGSATVVAIALVVAASGPALTAAVGRAVAAESGVDVGGSPE; translated from the coding sequence ATGACGATGGTCCTCGAATCCGTGAGCGCGGGCGCGGCGGTGTTGATCGTGGCGTACGCGTCGTTCGGAGCCCTCTTCGCGCGGTCCACGCTGGCAAGGCTGCACTTCCTCGCCCCCGTGACGACGCTCGCGGTTCCCCTCTTCTCGCTCGCCGCAGTGCTTGCCTTCGGTGTCTCGCTGGGCAGCGCGACCGTCGTGGCGATCGCCCTCGTCGTCGCGGCCAGCGGGCCTGCGCTCACGGCGGCCGTGGGACGCGCCGTCGCCGCCGAGTCCGGGGTCGACGTCGGAGGGTCGCCGGAATGA
- a CDS encoding enolase C-terminal domain-like protein, with protein MTALVHDVGSGASVSAVTAAAYTVPTDAPEADGTFAWDSTTIVIVNASAAGATGVGYTYGPAALVGLVSELLEPAVRGRDVFAVPASAEAMSRALRNAGQPGAGAYAASAVDCALWDLAARLAGLPLHTFLGAARAEVPVYGSGGFTSYTDRQMTEQLAGWVAQDIPRVKIKIGQDRGSREARDVERMVLAREAIGAGPELFVDANGAYTPKQAVRVAEAARETRFAWFEEPVSSEDPAGLRFVRERVAADVAAGEYLTRLADAERMCASGAVDCLQADVTRCGGITVWLRVAAVAAAHRVGFSGHCAPAISAAPAAAAPSLRHLEWFHDHVRLESMLFDGTLDPRGGTITPCPDAPGNGLTLRTTDAESFRVA; from the coding sequence GTGACCGCCCTCGTGCACGACGTCGGTTCGGGAGCCTCCGTTTCGGCCGTCACCGCCGCGGCGTACACCGTCCCGACCGATGCACCGGAGGCCGACGGGACGTTCGCGTGGGACTCGACGACGATCGTTATCGTCAACGCCTCGGCGGCTGGAGCGACGGGGGTCGGATACACCTACGGGCCCGCGGCGCTCGTAGGGCTCGTCTCCGAGCTGCTCGAGCCTGCGGTCCGCGGGAGGGACGTCTTCGCCGTGCCTGCGAGCGCCGAGGCCATGTCCCGGGCCCTGCGCAACGCCGGCCAGCCCGGCGCGGGCGCGTACGCGGCGTCGGCCGTCGACTGCGCGCTCTGGGACCTCGCCGCACGCCTCGCCGGGCTGCCGCTGCACACCTTCCTGGGCGCAGCGCGCGCCGAGGTTCCCGTCTACGGCAGCGGTGGTTTCACGAGCTACACGGACCGGCAGATGACCGAGCAGCTCGCAGGGTGGGTGGCCCAGGACATTCCGCGCGTGAAGATCAAGATCGGGCAGGACCGCGGCTCACGGGAGGCGCGCGACGTCGAACGCATGGTCCTCGCGCGAGAAGCCATCGGCGCCGGACCCGAGCTCTTCGTGGACGCGAACGGGGCCTACACGCCCAAGCAGGCCGTGCGGGTCGCCGAGGCCGCCCGCGAGACGCGGTTTGCCTGGTTCGAAGAGCCGGTCTCGAGCGAGGACCCCGCCGGGCTGCGGTTTGTCCGCGAACGTGTCGCGGCCGACGTCGCTGCCGGTGAATATCTCACGAGGCTCGCCGACGCCGAGAGGATGTGCGCCTCTGGTGCCGTCGATTGCCTCCAGGCCGACGTGACTCGCTGCGGGGGCATCACGGTCTGGCTGCGCGTCGCCGCCGTGGCCGCCGCCCACCGGGTCGGATTCTCGGGCCACTGCGCCCCCGCGATCTCAGCCGCTCCGGCGGCGGCCGCGCCGTCCCTTCGGCACCTCGAATGGTTCCACGACCATGTGAGGCTCGAGTCCATGCTGTTCGACGGGACGCTCGACCCGCGCGGCGGAACGATCACGCCGTGCCCGGATGCTCCGGGGAATGGGCTCACGCTCCGAACCACCGATGCGGAATCCTTCAGGGTGGCCTAA
- a CDS encoding very short patch repair endonuclease has protein sequence MSQGPGVGRSWASSPAIRKTMLGNRSRDTAPELRVRRAVHAMGLRYRVAYRPEPTLRRTADLVFTRAHVAVFIDGCYWHGCPDHYIEPASNVDYWRPKIARNRERDAETTAALTHAGWRVLRFWSHEDPYEVAERIAAEVRLATQRVSPPPAPSHTPAEVWNTARREVD, from the coding sequence ATGAGTCAGGGGCCCGGCGTCGGCCGCTCTTGGGCCTCGAGCCCCGCGATCCGCAAGACGATGCTCGGCAACCGGTCGCGGGACACCGCGCCTGAGCTCCGGGTGCGGCGCGCGGTCCACGCGATGGGCCTCCGGTACCGGGTCGCCTACCGGCCCGAGCCCACCCTGCGTCGAACGGCTGATCTCGTGTTCACGCGGGCCCACGTCGCCGTGTTCATTGACGGCTGTTACTGGCACGGTTGCCCGGACCATTACATCGAGCCCGCGAGCAACGTGGACTACTGGCGGCCCAAGATTGCCCGGAACCGCGAACGCGATGCGGAGACGACGGCCGCGCTCACTCACGCCGGCTGGCGGGTCCTGCGCTTCTGGAGCCATGAGGACCCATACGAGGTAGCGGAACGGATCGCCGCCGAGGTGCGGCTGGCCACCCAGCGAGTCAGTCCGCCGCCAGCGCCATCACACACACCCGCTGAGGTTTGGAATACCGCACGGCGGGAAGTGGACTGA
- a CDS encoding STAS domain-containing protein, whose amino-acid sequence MIRREDSAPAPGAEARQTTVRLQGRLDAGTGNEVLHRLLAALGPGSMLLVDLSGVEAVEAAGAEILAAVRRQALLLGGDLRVTGAAAHPLFALVDAGPEDSAHDRG is encoded by the coding sequence ATGATTCGGAGAGAAGATTCCGCACCGGCACCCGGTGCGGAGGCCCGGCAAACCACCGTTCGGCTTCAGGGACGGCTCGATGCGGGGACGGGCAACGAGGTCCTCCACCGGCTCCTTGCGGCCCTCGGCCCGGGATCAATGCTGTTGGTCGACCTCTCTGGCGTCGAGGCCGTCGAGGCTGCGGGGGCAGAGATCCTTGCGGCGGTTCGCCGGCAGGCCCTGCTCCTCGGAGGCGATCTCCGGGTCACTGGCGCCGCGGCCCACCCGCTGTTCGCGTTGGTCGACGCCGGGCCGGAGGACTCGGCCCATGATCGCGGCTGA
- a CDS encoding response regulator transcription factor, with protein MRVALVNDYEVVVRGVASMLRTYRAEVEVVELDLREDVGLPVDITLYDTFASPQGDRPNVHRLSLNPRAGKVVVYSWNMNPGLVAAALANGASAYLSKALSARQLVDALKAVYSGEHAQLIKPKKAVTVVGGDWPGREEGLTQREAEVLALITQGLSNAEIVEQTLLSINSVKTYIRSCYRRIGVTNRANAILWGIEHGFRPDRGQIRHPRA; from the coding sequence ATGCGGGTTGCGTTGGTCAACGACTACGAGGTGGTGGTGCGAGGCGTGGCCTCGATGCTGCGGACCTACAGGGCGGAGGTCGAGGTCGTGGAACTCGATCTGCGGGAGGACGTGGGGCTGCCGGTCGACATCACGCTCTATGACACGTTCGCGAGCCCCCAGGGCGACCGCCCGAACGTGCACCGCCTGTCACTGAATCCTCGCGCGGGCAAGGTCGTCGTCTACTCGTGGAACATGAATCCGGGCCTGGTAGCAGCAGCGCTCGCCAACGGAGCAAGCGCGTATCTCTCCAAGGCGCTCTCGGCCCGGCAGTTGGTGGACGCGCTGAAGGCGGTATACAGCGGCGAGCACGCCCAGTTGATCAAGCCGAAGAAGGCGGTCACGGTGGTGGGCGGAGACTGGCCCGGCAGGGAAGAGGGCCTCACCCAGAGGGAAGCCGAAGTCCTCGCTCTGATCACCCAGGGGCTCAGCAACGCCGAGATCGTCGAACAGACGCTCCTGTCGATCAACTCCGTCAAGACGTACATCCGCAGCTGCTACCGCCGGATCGGCGTGACCAACCGGGCCAACGCGATCCTCTGGGGGATCGAGCATGGCTTCCGGCCGGACAGGGGACAGATTCGGCACCCGAGGGCATAG
- a CDS encoding HAD hydrolase-like protein — MEILERGKLAARGTLTEGGQEAGALVRPARSAPAAREALDRLRAAGIRIGIFSASSGPSGPADAVRTRSLNRYADRLLGPFGVWVGCTHGPGDRCPCRMPEPGLVLEACRRLGTTPGGAVVVGHDGASMEAARRAGARGILVPASGTSRAEIIEAPAVAGDLWSVVVLVLGRTATHAPVLRAPTTSSPGLRQTSSGPGTSSGPGLRAPSLPDATNPDTAAGSAARAEI; from the coding sequence TTGGAGATCCTCGAACGCGGCAAGCTCGCGGCACGCGGCACGCTCACGGAGGGAGGCCAAGAAGCCGGTGCACTAGTGCGGCCTGCGCGCTCCGCCCCCGCTGCGCGGGAGGCGCTCGACCGGCTCCGCGCGGCGGGGATCCGGATCGGTATCTTCTCGGCCTCGTCCGGGCCGTCGGGGCCTGCGGACGCCGTCCGGACCCGCAGCCTCAATCGGTATGCCGACCGGCTGCTCGGACCGTTCGGTGTCTGGGTCGGATGCACTCACGGACCGGGGGACCGTTGTCCTTGCCGCATGCCCGAGCCGGGGCTCGTGCTGGAAGCCTGCCGGAGGCTCGGCACCACGCCCGGCGGCGCCGTCGTCGTCGGCCACGATGGGGCGTCCATGGAAGCCGCCCGCCGAGCCGGCGCGCGTGGCATTCTCGTCCCCGCATCAGGGACCAGCCGTGCGGAGATCATCGAGGCGCCAGCCGTCGCCGGGGACCTCTGGTCCGTCGTGGTCCTCGTGCTGGGCCGGACGGCGACCCACGCACCGGTGCTGCGGGCCCCGACCACCTCTAGCCCCGGGCTGCGCCAGACCTCCTCCGGTCCGGGGACCTCCTCAGGCCCGGGGCTGCGCGCCCCGAGCCTGCCCGACGCGACCAATCCCGACACAGCTGCCGGATCCGCGGCCCGCGCCGAGATCTGA
- a CDS encoding monovalent cation/H+ antiporter complex subunit F: MEVLWTSVSAALLIVGVVPGLVLTSRGTAVQRLVGLALLNASGAMVLVGLSAIAGQSSYLIVALVLAVLATTGTLVYTRLLRPESPDQEATP; encoded by the coding sequence GTGGAGGTGCTCTGGACCTCGGTCAGCGCCGCACTCCTCATCGTGGGGGTGGTCCCCGGCCTCGTCCTGACGAGCCGCGGGACCGCAGTCCAGCGGCTCGTGGGCCTAGCGCTCCTGAACGCCAGCGGAGCCATGGTGCTCGTAGGCCTCTCCGCCATCGCGGGCCAATCCTCGTACCTCATCGTGGCGCTCGTCCTCGCGGTGCTCGCCACGACGGGCACCCTCGTCTACACTCGCCTCCTCCGCCCCGAAAGTCCGGATCAGGAGGCCACTCCATGA